In a genomic window of Carassius gibelio isolate Cgi1373 ecotype wild population from Czech Republic chromosome A3, carGib1.2-hapl.c, whole genome shotgun sequence:
- the LOC127956192 gene encoding uncharacterized protein LOC127956192 isoform X3, translating to MEYRKYLTTGAAVPARTARRWKRSAACSGSPRRKKVCVSAVTLSDPARMSCGPALDSHHPGPALDSLNPDPALDSCGPALNSHGPDPDPALDRHDPALVSCGPALNSHGPDPDPALDRHDPALVSCGPALNSHGPDLTRVPCDPALVSPDTDSALISTISVCEEPPLSFIPPVHQTSTNTSCAYGQNHN from the exons ATGGAGTATCGAAAATACCTTACCACGGGTGCAGCAGTTCCTGCGCGAACAGCACGTCGATGGAAAAG gTCAGCGGCATGTTCAGGCTCCCCAAGGAGAAAAAAA GTATGTGTTTCTGCTGTTACCCTAAGTGATCCTGCACGCATGTCCTGTGGTCCTGCACTCGACTCCCATCATCCTGGTCCTGCACTCGACTCACTTAATCCTGATCCTGCACTCGACTCCTGTGGTCCTGCACTGAACTCACATGGTCCTGATCCTGATCCTGCACTCGACCGACATGATCCTGCACTCGTCTCCTGTGGTCCTGCACTGAACTCACATGGTCCTGATCCTGATCCTGCACTCGACCGACATGATCCTGCACTCGTCTCCTGTGGTCCTGCACTGAACTCACATGGTCCTGATCTCACACGCGTCCCCTGTGATCCTGCACTTGTGTCGCCTGATACTGATTCTGCACTCATTAGTACTATATCG gtctgtgaagaacctccactctCATTCATACCACCAGTCCACCAAACctcaacaaacacttcctgtgCATATGGGCAG AATCACAATTAA
- the LOC127956192 gene encoding uncharacterized protein LOC127956192 isoform X1 has product MEYRKYLTTGAAVPARTARRWKRSAACSGSPRRKKVCVSAVTLSDPARMSCGPALDSHHPGPALDSLNPDPALDSCGPALNSHGPDPDPALDRHDPALVSCGPALNSHGPDPDPALDRHDPALVSCGPALNSHGPDLTRVPCDPALVSPDTDSALISTISVCEEPPLSFIPPVHQTSTNTSCAYGQVRQTATVEDTRKQHELLLLALKLKHGLTDEALEDTLKVVNVISQRHAVSSTKHHFYKTFDDLKRNIQFHYICEGCTISVNIEGEKVVCPNCQYSCRIADHMKQGHFFIVFPLESQLRNMMEQEELFSQLTRPNSAAHSSPLTHITDGELYKRVNRNIEGQSEHHVNLTLTFSCDGVPVFKKSSYSIWPLLYTVNELPPDLRAKQVMLAALWFGPSKPNCNTYLSPFVKECNQLLTHGFEWISVNGIHGRSKVFPLVAVCDSVARPMIQNFKQFNGEFGCSYCLQKGTVVEKGQGHVRVYPFESDTESRNHGSSLDFAREAIENRTTVKGVKGPSILSLIPSVDLIQGCVPDYMHACLLGVARSMTYMWVGSDNHENPWYVGRCIQVIDQKLHLIQPPSCVSRVPRSLRERNYWKAHEWYMWLFYYSIPVLKGILPECYLIHWTRFVKALALLLTESVTLQQIQEADIMLRRFVMEMGDLYGIQNMSYNVHLSLHLAQSVRNWGPLWAHSAFTFESYNHSLLKMIKSTQGVPLQIAKTFQLQKGLPLYAKKTLSNASSECISAFEDLVSPTHTQSAIRCKEVIALGGRHEKVRLEQDDYLALHNVANHIERELLVSYRDRAVINGEVTHSKRHSRERKRNSHVVVLTDNSIFSVDKFVVADLVSGEHCYAIGHYFETKRHSFFASLSNPHHFVAVGKKLGHLTAVPAAVIQRKCLFMNLPNLKVNYVFMFLNRNELTN; this is encoded by the exons ATGGAGTATCGAAAATACCTTACCACGGGTGCAGCAGTTCCTGCGCGAACAGCACGTCGATGGAAAAG gTCAGCGGCATGTTCAGGCTCCCCAAGGAGAAAAAAA GTATGTGTTTCTGCTGTTACCCTAAGTGATCCTGCACGCATGTCCTGTGGTCCTGCACTCGACTCCCATCATCCTGGTCCTGCACTCGACTCACTTAATCCTGATCCTGCACTCGACTCCTGTGGTCCTGCACTGAACTCACATGGTCCTGATCCTGATCCTGCACTCGACCGACATGATCCTGCACTCGTCTCCTGTGGTCCTGCACTGAACTCACATGGTCCTGATCCTGATCCTGCACTCGACCGACATGATCCTGCACTCGTCTCCTGTGGTCCTGCACTGAACTCACATGGTCCTGATCTCACACGCGTCCCCTGTGATCCTGCACTTGTGTCGCCTGATACTGATTCTGCACTCATTAGTACTATATCG gtctgtgaagaacctccactctCATTCATACCACCAGTCCACCAAACctcaacaaacacttcctgtgCATATGGGCAGGTACGGCAAACTGCTACTGTCGAGGATACAAGAAAACAGCATGAGTTGCTTCTTCTTGCTTTAAAACTCAAGCATGGACTGACTGATGAAGCTTTAGAAGACACACTTAAAGTTGTTAACGTTATAAGTCAGAGGCATGCTGTGTCATCTACCAAACATCACTTTTACAAAACTTTTGATGACTTGAAAAGAAATATTCAGTTTCACTACATATGTGAGGGATGCACAATTTCTGTAAACATTGAGGGAGAAAAAGTGGTTTGTCCTAACTGTCAATATTCTTGTAGAATAGCCGATCATATGAAACAGGGGCACTTCTTTATTGTTTTTCCACTAGAATCACAATTAAGGAATATGATGGAACAAGAGGAACTCTTCAGCCAGTTGACTAGGCCTAACAGTGCTGCTCACTCTAGTCCACTGACACATATCACCGATGGTGAGCTTTACAAGAGGGTTAACAGAAATATTGAGGGCCAATCTGAGCATCACGTCAATCTCACACTAACCTTTAGCTGTGACGGGGTACCTGTGTTTAAGAAATCTTCTTACAGTATTTGGCCACTTCTCTATACAGTCAATGAATTACCACCTGATTTGAGAGCAAAACAAGTGATGTTGGCAGCCTTATGGTTTGGTCCATCAAAGCCAAACTGTAACACATACTTATCACCATTTGTGAAAGAATGCAATCAATTGCTTACTCATGGGTTTGAGTGGATTAGTGTAAATGGTATTCATGGCCGGTCCAAAGTATTTCCCTTGGTTGCAGTATGTGATTCTGTTGCGAGACCGATGATTCAAAATTTTAAGCAATTCAATGGAGAATTTGGATGTTCTTACTGTTTACAAAAAGGTACAGTCGTTGAGAAGGGTCAAGGTCATGTACGGGTCTATCCTTTTGAGTCTGATACTGAAAGCAGAAATCATGGTAGCAGCCTAGATTTTGCTCGAGAGGCTATAGAAAACCGCACTACTGTGAAAGGAGTGAAAGGACCGTCTATTTTGTCCTTGATCCCATCAGTTGACCTGATACAAGGTTGCGTACCTGACTACATGCACGCCTGTCTTCTTGGTGTTGCAAGATCTATGACTTATATGTGGGTTGGAAGTGACAATCATGAAAATCCATGGTATGTAGGAAGATGTATCCAAGTGATTGATCAAAAACTTCACCTTATTCAACCACCCTCCTGTGTCTCCAGAGTGCCTAGATCACTGCGAGAGAGAAACTATTGGAAGGCGCATGAGTGGTACATGTGGCTTTTCTACTATAGCATCCCAGTGCTTAAAGGGATCTTACCAGAGTGCTATCTAATCCACTGGACACGGTTTGTGAAGGCTTTGGCATTGCTCTTAACTGAAAGTGTCACCTTGCAACAAATTCAGGAAGCAGATATCATGCTTAGGAGATTTGTGATGGAAATGGGGGATCTCTATGGTATACAAAACATGTCCTATAATGTCCATCTCTCTCTTCACCTTGCACAAAGTGTGCGAAACTGGGGTCCTTTATGGGCTCATTCAGCTTTCACATTTGAGTCATATAATCACAGCCTGCTCAAAATGATCAAGAGCACACAAGGGGTCCCTTTGCAGATtgccaaaacatttcagttacaAAAGGGTCTGCCCTTATATGCCAAGAAAACACTGTCAAATGCATCCTCTGAATGCATTTCAGCCTTTGAAGACTTAGTCAGTCCTACACACACCCAGAGTGCAATAAGATGTAAAGAGGTCATTGCACTTGGAGGCAGACATGAGAAAGTAAGACTTGAGCAAGATGACTACCTTGCCCTCCACAATGTAGCTAATCACATAGAGAGAGAACTTCTTGTCAGTTACCGTGACAGGGCAGTAATTAATGGTGAAGTTACGCACTCTAAAAGACAttcgagagagagaaagagaaactcgCATGTTGTAGTCCTCACAGATAACAGTATTTTCAGTGTTGATAAGTTTGTTGTTGCAGACTTAGTAAGTGGGGAACACTGCTATGCCATAGGACATTATTTTGAAACAAAGCGACACAGTTTTTTTGCTTCATTGTCGAACCCACACCACTTTGTTGCTGTTGGCAAAAAGTTGGGGCATCTGACAGCTGTTCCAGCTGCAGTTATTCAGAGAAAGTGTCTCTTTATGAATCTTCCAAACCTGAAggttaattatgtttttatgtttttgaatcgTA
- the LOC127956192 gene encoding uncharacterized protein LOC127956192 isoform X2, with translation MMEQEELFSQLTRPNSAAHSSPLTHITDGELYKRVNRNIEGQSEHHVNLTLTFSCDGVPVFKKSSYSIWPLLYTVNELPPDLRAKQVMLAALWFGPSKPNCNTYLSPFVKECNQLLTHGFEWISVNGIHGRSKVFPLVAVCDSVARPMIQNFKQFNGEFGCSYCLQKGTVVEKGQGHVRVYPFESDTESRNHGSSLDFAREAIENRTTVKGVKGPSILSLIPSVDLIQGCVPDYMHACLLGVARSMTYMWVGSDNHENPWYVGRCIQVIDQKLHLIQPPSCVSRVPRSLRERNYWKAHEWYMWLFYYSIPVLKGILPECYLIHWTRFVKALALLLTESVTLQQIQEADIMLRRFVMEMGDLYGIQNMSYNVHLSLHLAQSVRNWGPLWAHSAFTFESYNHSLLKMIKSTQGVPLQIAKTFQLQKGLPLYAKKTLSNASSECISAFEDLVSPTHTQSAIRCKEVIALGGRHEKVRLEQDDYLALHNVANHIERELLVSYRDRAVINGEVTHSKRHSRERKRNSHVVVLTDNSIFSVDKFVVADLVSGEHCYAIGHYFETKRHSFFASLSNPHHFVAVGKKLGHLTAVPAAVIQRKCLFMNLPNLKVNYVFMFLNRNELTN, from the coding sequence ATGATGGAACAAGAGGAACTCTTCAGCCAGTTGACTAGGCCTAACAGTGCTGCTCACTCTAGTCCACTGACACATATCACCGATGGTGAGCTTTACAAGAGGGTTAACAGAAATATTGAGGGCCAATCTGAGCATCACGTCAATCTCACACTAACCTTTAGCTGTGACGGGGTACCTGTGTTTAAGAAATCTTCTTACAGTATTTGGCCACTTCTCTATACAGTCAATGAATTACCACCTGATTTGAGAGCAAAACAAGTGATGTTGGCAGCCTTATGGTTTGGTCCATCAAAGCCAAACTGTAACACATACTTATCACCATTTGTGAAAGAATGCAATCAATTGCTTACTCATGGGTTTGAGTGGATTAGTGTAAATGGTATTCATGGCCGGTCCAAAGTATTTCCCTTGGTTGCAGTATGTGATTCTGTTGCGAGACCGATGATTCAAAATTTTAAGCAATTCAATGGAGAATTTGGATGTTCTTACTGTTTACAAAAAGGTACAGTCGTTGAGAAGGGTCAAGGTCATGTACGGGTCTATCCTTTTGAGTCTGATACTGAAAGCAGAAATCATGGTAGCAGCCTAGATTTTGCTCGAGAGGCTATAGAAAACCGCACTACTGTGAAAGGAGTGAAAGGACCGTCTATTTTGTCCTTGATCCCATCAGTTGACCTGATACAAGGTTGCGTACCTGACTACATGCACGCCTGTCTTCTTGGTGTTGCAAGATCTATGACTTATATGTGGGTTGGAAGTGACAATCATGAAAATCCATGGTATGTAGGAAGATGTATCCAAGTGATTGATCAAAAACTTCACCTTATTCAACCACCCTCCTGTGTCTCCAGAGTGCCTAGATCACTGCGAGAGAGAAACTATTGGAAGGCGCATGAGTGGTACATGTGGCTTTTCTACTATAGCATCCCAGTGCTTAAAGGGATCTTACCAGAGTGCTATCTAATCCACTGGACACGGTTTGTGAAGGCTTTGGCATTGCTCTTAACTGAAAGTGTCACCTTGCAACAAATTCAGGAAGCAGATATCATGCTTAGGAGATTTGTGATGGAAATGGGGGATCTCTATGGTATACAAAACATGTCCTATAATGTCCATCTCTCTCTTCACCTTGCACAAAGTGTGCGAAACTGGGGTCCTTTATGGGCTCATTCAGCTTTCACATTTGAGTCATATAATCACAGCCTGCTCAAAATGATCAAGAGCACACAAGGGGTCCCTTTGCAGATtgccaaaacatttcagttacaAAAGGGTCTGCCCTTATATGCCAAGAAAACACTGTCAAATGCATCCTCTGAATGCATTTCAGCCTTTGAAGACTTAGTCAGTCCTACACACACCCAGAGTGCAATAAGATGTAAAGAGGTCATTGCACTTGGAGGCAGACATGAGAAAGTAAGACTTGAGCAAGATGACTACCTTGCCCTCCACAATGTAGCTAATCACATAGAGAGAGAACTTCTTGTCAGTTACCGTGACAGGGCAGTAATTAATGGTGAAGTTACGCACTCTAAAAGACAttcgagagagagaaagagaaactcgCATGTTGTAGTCCTCACAGATAACAGTATTTTCAGTGTTGATAAGTTTGTTGTTGCAGACTTAGTAAGTGGGGAACACTGCTATGCCATAGGACATTATTTTGAAACAAAGCGACACAGTTTTTTTGCTTCATTGTCGAACCCACACCACTTTGTTGCTGTTGGCAAAAAGTTGGGGCATCTGACAGCTGTTCCAGCTGCAGTTATTCAGAGAAAGTGTCTCTTTATGAATCTTCCAAACCTGAAggttaattatgtttttatgtttttgaatcgTA
- the LOC127956349 gene encoding uncharacterized protein LOC127956349 isoform X2 yields the protein MNVNEEDTTRRDMYALVKWCAGVDEGKFSIVHIKYIRNFDLESFVNGVITYEDEFAVEWGVGKRPKGGFPIYMATVQSVGDMNTLERKLDKRSKKDSEDNAIVGKRIRVAKRLWEDEDEDDPPTAVATVSGTKAAIHNQGAEILDSISLEEQAENSDNELSLVRQELLEIKKFIFTEIPQIKEMLNRSSMHLGSPGSLPSPSNPVQIEGNPRFQRGEMGRKEAPWMK from the exons ATGAACGTTAATGAAGAAGACACGACAAGGAGAGACATGTATGCGCTTGTGAAATGGTGTGCCGGGGTTGATGAGGGGAAATTTAGTATTGTTCACATTAAATACATACGAAATTTTGATCTGGAAAGTTTTGTAAACGGCGTGATTACATACGAAGACGAATTTGCCGTCGAGTGGGGTGTGGGAAAACGACCAAAAGGTGGATTCCCCATTTATATGGCTACCGTTCAATCAGTTGGAG ACATGAATACTTTGGAGCGAAAGTTGGACAAACGTTCGAAGAAAGATTCCGAAGACAACGCCATTGTGGGAAAGAGAATCCGTGTTGCCAAACGTCTGtgggaggatgaggatgaggatgacccCCCTACTGCCGTGGCCACAGTCAGTGGAACCAAA GCTGCCATTCACAATCAAGGGGCTGAAATCCTAGATTCCATTTCCTTGGAAGAACAAGCAGAAAATAGTGACAACGAGCTCTCACTTGTGCGTCAAGAATtgctagaaataaaaaaattcatctttacag AGATACCTCAGATAAAAGAAATGCTCAACAGAAGCTCCATGCACCTCGGCAGTCCAGGGTCTCTCCCCAGCCCTTCAAACCCTGTTCAAATA